One part of the Streptomyces sp. AM 2-1-1 genome encodes these proteins:
- a CDS encoding WhiB family transcriptional regulator, whose translation MKLTVQWARAACRGLDTDTWFPEGRTADANAARAEAKAICLSCPIREDCLADALAEEAGTGASTRQGIRGGLTAKQRYTLATRRAGAPPPKQCAA comes from the coding sequence ATGAAGCTGACCGTTCAGTGGGCCCGAGCCGCGTGCCGAGGCCTGGACACCGACACGTGGTTCCCCGAAGGGCGAACTGCCGACGCGAACGCCGCGCGGGCTGAAGCCAAGGCGATCTGTCTCAGCTGCCCGATCCGCGAGGACTGCCTCGCCGACGCCCTCGCCGAAGAAGCCGGCACCGGCGCCTCGACCCGGCAGGGCATCCGCGGCGGGCTGACCGCAAAGCAGCGGTACACGCTCGCGACCCGCCGCGCTGGCGCACCCCCGCCGAAGCAGTGCGCCGCCTGA
- a CDS encoding DUF6344 domain-containing protein, giving the protein MSAFKVKNLWTAFITAFFALLASLGLASANASATEQQPTQTTQEHTGATAATATTPSVRWTLPRDRALPPTMKQRIRAEAHGSSPATRHLPADTANAPGTNAARTNYAATEGESPLPPP; this is encoded by the coding sequence ATGAGCGCCTTCAAGGTCAAGAACCTCTGGACCGCCTTCATCACCGCCTTCTTCGCCCTCCTCGCCTCCCTCGGTCTCGCCTCGGCGAACGCCTCGGCCACGGAGCAGCAGCCCACGCAGACGACTCAGGAGCACACGGGTGCGACCGCGGCAACCGCGACCACCCCGTCGGTCCGATGGACCCTTCCGCGTGACAGGGCGCTGCCACCGACGATGAAGCAGCGCATCCGCGCCGAGGCGCACGGCTCCTCACCCGCCACCAGGCACCTGCCCGCCGACACCGCGAACGCCCCCGGCACCAACGCGGCCCGCACCAACTACGCGGCCACGGAAGGCGAGTCCCCGCTCCCCCCTCCCTGA
- a CDS encoding helix-turn-helix transcriptional regulator — MTTGPSTPGDSARAAEDPAPTGEDLAALLARLLGETDKTQKDLAAEAGIKYPTLNAWMNRTRGTSRINPDDLRALANILRGWGVETTPRQIFEAAGRPVPGPTDVERENRLLEIYRQLPARSQRALLQTAEAMRQATSAA, encoded by the coding sequence GTGACTACAGGCCCGAGCACCCCCGGCGACTCCGCGCGCGCCGCCGAGGACCCCGCCCCCACAGGTGAGGACCTGGCAGCACTACTCGCCCGCCTCCTCGGCGAGACCGACAAGACCCAGAAAGACCTGGCTGCTGAGGCCGGCATCAAGTACCCGACGCTCAACGCGTGGATGAACCGCACGCGCGGCACGTCCCGGATCAACCCGGACGACCTCCGCGCCCTCGCGAACATCCTGCGCGGTTGGGGAGTCGAGACGACCCCCCGACAGATCTTCGAGGCCGCCGGGCGCCCCGTGCCGGGGCCCACTGACGTCGAACGCGAGAACCGCCTGCTGGAGATCTACCGCCAGCTACCGGCTCGATCTCAGCGGGCGCTCCTCCAAACCGCAGAGGCCATGAGGCAAGCGACATCAGCCGCTTAA
- a CDS encoding AAA family ATPase — MNFTFAPATREAAKARIGLQGPAGSGKTKSALRIAEGLARGGSIGVIDTERGSALTYAPVPGKPELGGHEFGHMPMDTHDPRHLIQAIAAARAASINVLIVDSWSHFWNGRGGLLTIVEEAGRKPGAGGSFGGWREGNPIEQDMLDALLNYPGHVIATMRTKGDYVIEGKKVTKVGVKAVQREGAEYELGLILDMVEGTGTVTKTRYEPLEGLTIHHPGEDLAEIILEQLGQGVDPIEVLMTDITAETLTYDGALALHARAKSRGLLETGQLHPKTGEPTTIGALIAEYGSALRPQPVQPTPPPSGPAPSGIPAQPQQSTAPSGPALVSAPQMRMMHACFAKVGLGAKDQREERLRATGLIIGRQVETANGLTFDEAATLLDTLTQYGDFDNPADEFAAMVQGLEDQLARA, encoded by the coding sequence GTGAACTTCACCTTCGCCCCCGCTACCCGCGAAGCCGCCAAGGCCCGTATCGGGCTCCAGGGCCCGGCCGGCTCCGGCAAGACCAAGTCGGCTCTCCGCATCGCCGAGGGCCTCGCCCGGGGCGGCTCCATCGGCGTCATCGACACCGAGCGCGGCTCCGCCCTCACCTACGCCCCCGTCCCCGGCAAGCCGGAGCTGGGCGGCCACGAGTTCGGCCACATGCCGATGGACACTCACGACCCTCGCCACCTCATCCAGGCCATCGCCGCCGCCCGCGCCGCCAGCATCAACGTGCTGATCGTCGACAGCTGGTCCCACTTTTGGAACGGCCGGGGCGGCCTCCTCACCATCGTGGAAGAGGCCGGCCGGAAGCCGGGCGCTGGCGGCTCCTTCGGCGGCTGGCGCGAGGGCAACCCGATCGAGCAGGACATGCTCGACGCCCTCCTGAACTACCCCGGCCACGTCATCGCCACCATGCGCACCAAGGGCGACTACGTGATCGAGGGCAAGAAGGTCACCAAGGTCGGCGTCAAGGCGGTCCAGCGCGAGGGCGCCGAGTACGAACTCGGGCTGATCCTCGACATGGTCGAGGGCACCGGCACCGTCACGAAGACCCGGTACGAGCCGCTGGAGGGCCTGACAATCCACCACCCGGGCGAGGATCTGGCGGAGATCATCCTCGAACAGCTCGGCCAGGGTGTGGACCCGATCGAAGTCCTGATGACGGATATCACGGCCGAGACCCTCACGTACGACGGAGCGCTCGCGCTGCACGCTCGCGCGAAGAGCCGGGGCCTGCTTGAGACCGGTCAGCTCCACCCGAAGACCGGGGAGCCCACGACAATCGGTGCGCTGATCGCCGAGTACGGGTCGGCGCTGCGTCCTCAGCCCGTCCAGCCGACGCCGCCCCCGTCTGGCCCCGCGCCGAGCGGCATTCCCGCTCAGCCGCAGCAGTCCACCGCGCCGTCCGGACCGGCCCTGGTGAGCGCTCCGCAGATGCGGATGATGCACGCCTGCTTCGCCAAGGTCGGGCTCGGCGCGAAGGACCAGCGCGAGGAACGGCTCCGCGCGACCGGCCTCATCATCGGCCGCCAGGTCGAGACGGCGAACGGCTTGACCTTCGACGAGGCCGCGACGCTCCTCGACACGCTCACCCAGTACGGCGACTTCGACAACCCCGCAGACGAGTTCGCCGCCATGGTCCAGGGACTCGAAGACCAGCTCGCCCGCGCCTGA
- a CDS encoding serine/threonine-protein kinase, with product MGEVFAGRYELVDPIGRGGVGAVWRAWDHRRRRYVAAKVLQQSDAHTLLRFVREQALRIEHPHVLAPASWAADDDKVLFTMDLVSGGSLAHVIGDYGPLPPRFVCLLLDQLLSGLSTVHAEGVVHRDIKPANILMEATGSGRPHLRLSDFGISMRKGEPRLTETNYVVGTPGYFAPEQMMGAEPDFPADLFAAGLVALYLLQGHKPDSRAIIERFAAHGTPAAPQGIPEPLWQVLAGLLQPDPQARFRTATGARKALAAAVEVLPEAPGDEERVEVFDQIGPLPDGFGPDGPLLSSPLHAPRSAPRPPGGADRATGGGPLPHQPSPAPQHPSAPPPAAMSETGSFHLAPPPAAPAWQAAPPAGPEHAARAPSSATASTAAAHRGSAPTRGYTAPQGHPAGAAPLPAPAAYPLTTAPRARTARPGPSPKVAVPVLLVALVCFAVGIWALTQA from the coding sequence ATGGGTGAGGTATTCGCCGGCCGGTACGAACTGGTCGACCCGATCGGACGCGGTGGCGTGGGCGCCGTCTGGCGCGCCTGGGACCACCGGCGCCGCAGGTACGTGGCGGCCAAGGTGCTCCAGCAGAGCGATGCGCACACCCTGCTCCGCTTCGTGCGCGAACAGGCCCTGCGCATCGAGCACCCCCATGTGCTCGCACCCGCCAGCTGGGCGGCCGACGACGACAAGGTCCTCTTCACCATGGATCTGGTCAGCGGCGGCTCACTGGCCCATGTCATCGGCGACTACGGGCCGTTGCCGCCGCGCTTCGTCTGTCTCCTGCTCGACCAGCTGCTCTCGGGGCTGTCGACGGTGCACGCCGAAGGGGTGGTGCACCGCGACATCAAACCGGCCAACATCCTGATGGAGGCCACCGGTTCGGGGCGCCCGCACCTGCGGCTGTCGGACTTCGGGATCTCGATGCGCAAGGGCGAGCCCCGGCTGACCGAGACCAACTACGTGGTGGGCACCCCGGGTTACTTCGCCCCGGAACAGATGATGGGTGCCGAACCCGACTTCCCCGCCGACCTCTTCGCGGCGGGGCTCGTCGCGCTCTACCTCCTCCAGGGCCACAAGCCCGACTCCCGGGCGATCATCGAGCGCTTCGCCGCCCACGGCACCCCCGCCGCCCCCCAGGGCATCCCGGAGCCCCTCTGGCAGGTGCTGGCCGGGCTGCTCCAGCCGGATCCGCAGGCCCGCTTCCGTACCGCCACCGGCGCACGCAAGGCGTTGGCCGCCGCCGTGGAGGTGCTGCCCGAGGCTCCGGGCGACGAGGAGAGGGTGGAGGTGTTCGATCAGATCGGGCCCCTGCCGGACGGATTCGGCCCGGACGGCCCGCTCCTCAGCAGCCCGCTCCACGCCCCGCGGTCGGCCCCCCGGCCGCCCGGAGGGGCCGACCGGGCCACCGGGGGAGGCCCACTCCCGCACCAGCCCTCTCCCGCGCCCCAGCACCCCTCCGCCCCGCCTCCGGCCGCCATGTCGGAGACCGGCAGCTTCCACCTGGCCCCGCCGCCCGCCGCCCCGGCGTGGCAGGCCGCCCCGCCGGCCGGCCCGGAGCACGCCGCCCGCGCCCCTTCCTCCGCCACCGCCTCGACGGCCGCCGCGCACCGCGGGTCCGCCCCGACCCGCGGCTACACGGCGCCCCAGGGACACCCCGCCGGCGCCGCCCCGCTCCCGGCCCCCGCCGCGTACCCGCTCACCACCGCCCCCCGGGCCCGTACGGCACGACCGGGACCGTCCCCGAAGGTGGCGGTCCCGGTCCTGCTGGTCGCGTTGGTCTGCTTCGCGGTCGGCATCTGGGCACTCACCCAGGCCTGA
- a CDS encoding BN159_2729 family protein: MNRNLGATTTLVRQVLAGGGPDIAAAIAHALNGAGLLVDPERTYGTVLRKTPSGWALVAPATGWAASLPAPDAPPVTELEREASAWDQACERAQALATATAMKYAAEPEVTRVTADRDTVVISLHIVERDRWTGWMAALGIAPDQVTVSEYVVHGRTSWDGVPVSVLAYDMPELQAATAASLLANRPYRYAGVVYDLALEQQDINGDRWFYHGEETAERMPLLSQDGRPERCTLANIVELVGPLTPVRELATTTDGAR, translated from the coding sequence ATGAACCGCAACCTGGGTGCGACCACCACCCTCGTCCGCCAAGTCCTCGCTGGCGGAGGGCCCGACATCGCCGCTGCCATCGCGCACGCCCTGAACGGCGCCGGCCTCCTCGTCGACCCGGAGCGTACGTACGGCACCGTCCTGCGAAAGACCCCGTCCGGGTGGGCGCTGGTGGCCCCCGCCACGGGCTGGGCTGCGTCCCTCCCCGCCCCCGACGCACCGCCGGTAACCGAGCTGGAGCGGGAGGCGAGCGCCTGGGACCAAGCGTGCGAGCGCGCCCAGGCCCTCGCCACCGCCACCGCCATGAAGTACGCGGCCGAGCCCGAGGTCACCCGCGTCACCGCCGACCGCGACACCGTGGTCATCAGCCTCCACATCGTCGAGCGCGACCGGTGGACGGGGTGGATGGCCGCTCTGGGCATCGCCCCGGACCAGGTGACGGTCAGCGAGTACGTGGTGCACGGGCGGACGTCGTGGGACGGCGTCCCGGTCAGTGTCCTCGCGTACGACATGCCGGAGCTCCAGGCCGCCACCGCCGCCAGCCTCCTCGCGAACCGCCCGTACCGGTACGCCGGAGTCGTCTACGACCTGGCCCTCGAACAGCAGGACATCAACGGCGACCGCTGGTTCTACCACGGCGAGGAGACGGCCGAGAGGATGCCGCTGCTGTCTCAGGACGGACGGCCCGAGCGGTGCACCTTGGCGAACATCGTCGAGCTGGTCGGCCCGCTCACCCCGGTCCGCGAGCTCGCCACGACGACGGACGGTGCGCGATGA
- a CDS encoding site-specific integrase: MQKKQAKPPTRNPRPNPSMRCGCPPCLAKYPGDRPPVPTDEHTGSWEARYTDPQGKGRSKNWPTETAGIEFLEQVRTEMRQRTWLDPARSEITLCAWHRLWWPTQTGEETTLDRDGRSYRNHIEPHFGSLRLYEFSWLGIQTWVNGLHDANGGPLAASSVVKVFQILDRMLEAAKRDRRLPYNPAEGIKLPTVKKKHPEDRRPPSYAQLWLIRAALPDYMHTLQIVAQETGLRWGELAGLRWCNVDLVRRVIHVREVLTEVKGRIKRKVYPKSDAGLRTVPITGLALRVLRELLADEPDASTNRSGPDDGLCPAELVFHGRNKIRRGSKLAGTTGEPYRAPLRRSAFRRLWTTALEESGVGRKTTRKVTVEEADPDTGRMRKVAKERTEWWPAFHDQRHSFASRLHDRGVPEVIAQEILGHERAGKVTWLYTHAAADYAGQVLAALEEKKPGRGGAKRPLRLVA; encoded by the coding sequence GTGCAGAAGAAGCAGGCCAAGCCCCCGACCCGCAACCCGCGGCCCAACCCGTCAATGCGGTGCGGTTGCCCACCGTGCCTGGCGAAGTACCCCGGCGACCGGCCGCCGGTCCCGACCGACGAGCACACTGGGTCCTGGGAGGCCCGCTACACCGACCCTCAGGGCAAGGGGCGCTCCAAGAACTGGCCTACGGAGACCGCGGGCATCGAGTTCCTGGAACAGGTCCGTACGGAGATGCGCCAGCGAACGTGGCTCGACCCCGCTCGGTCCGAGATCACCCTCTGCGCGTGGCACAGGCTCTGGTGGCCGACGCAGACCGGCGAGGAGACCACCCTCGACCGGGACGGCCGGAGCTACCGGAACCACATCGAGCCGCATTTCGGCAGCCTCCGCCTTTACGAGTTCAGCTGGCTCGGGATCCAGACCTGGGTGAACGGGCTCCACGACGCGAACGGCGGCCCCCTCGCTGCATCCTCCGTGGTGAAGGTGTTTCAGATCCTCGACCGGATGCTGGAGGCCGCGAAGCGAGACCGCCGCCTCCCCTACAACCCGGCCGAGGGCATCAAGCTGCCCACCGTGAAGAAGAAGCACCCCGAGGACCGGCGGCCGCCGTCGTACGCCCAGCTGTGGCTGATCCGCGCCGCTCTCCCCGACTACATGCACACACTCCAGATCGTGGCCCAGGAGACCGGTCTCCGGTGGGGCGAGCTCGCCGGCCTCCGCTGGTGCAACGTCGACCTGGTCCGCCGCGTCATCCACGTCCGCGAGGTGCTCACCGAGGTGAAAGGGCGGATCAAGCGGAAGGTCTACCCGAAGAGCGACGCCGGCCTCCGCACGGTGCCGATCACGGGCCTCGCCCTCCGGGTGCTCCGCGAGCTCCTGGCCGACGAGCCCGACGCCAGCACGAACCGCTCCGGACCGGACGACGGCCTCTGCCCGGCCGAGCTCGTCTTCCACGGCCGGAACAAGATCCGACGCGGTTCGAAGCTTGCCGGGACGACGGGCGAGCCGTACCGGGCCCCGCTCCGGCGTAGCGCCTTCCGCCGACTCTGGACCACCGCCCTCGAGGAGTCGGGTGTCGGCAGGAAGACGACGCGGAAGGTGACCGTCGAAGAGGCCGACCCGGACACCGGCCGCATGCGGAAGGTTGCGAAGGAGCGGACGGAGTGGTGGCCGGCCTTCCACGACCAGCGGCACAGCTTCGCGTCCCGGCTTCACGACCGCGGAGTGCCGGAGGTCATCGCCCAGGAGATCCTCGGACACGAGCGGGCGGGGAAGGTCACGTGGCTGTACACCCACGCCGCGGCCGACTACGCGGGCCAGGTGCTTGCGGCGTTGGAGGAGAAGAAGCCGGGCCGGGGCGGCGCGAAGCGGCCGCTGCGCCTGGTCGCGTAG
- a CDS encoding GNAT family N-acetyltransferase, whose amino-acid sequence MSGTAPSFPERLEISGEGLVLRDWTEADLTAMPELFDHPDVAYWTPIVSPFDGAAACARLDRARRLRADGTTILLAVTVDGGAPLGEVMLRRAAEGTEIGYVMGPGHRGRGLATRAVRVMAAYAFEELGAERVILELEAENAASVAVALRAGFGLLDVPLIRGEEKGRPFALQTWALHRP is encoded by the coding sequence ATGAGCGGTACCGCTCCGTCCTTTCCCGAGCGGCTGGAGATCTCGGGGGAGGGTCTCGTGCTCCGCGACTGGACGGAGGCCGACCTGACCGCGATGCCGGAGCTGTTCGACCATCCCGACGTCGCGTACTGGACGCCGATCGTCTCCCCCTTCGACGGAGCGGCCGCCTGCGCACGGCTGGACCGGGCCCGGCGGCTGCGGGCGGACGGCACCACGATCCTGCTCGCCGTCACCGTCGACGGCGGCGCCCCGCTCGGCGAGGTGATGCTGCGGCGTGCCGCGGAGGGGACGGAGATCGGTTACGTGATGGGTCCGGGCCACCGCGGCCGTGGACTGGCGACGCGGGCGGTCCGGGTGATGGCCGCGTACGCCTTCGAAGAGCTCGGTGCGGAGCGGGTGATCCTGGAGCTGGAGGCGGAGAACGCGGCCAGCGTCGCCGTGGCCCTCAGGGCGGGCTTCGGACTGCTCGACGTGCCGCTGATCAGGGGTGAGGAGAAGGGGCGGCCCTTCGCCCTGCAGACGTGGGCGCTGCACCGTCCCTGA
- a CDS encoding sigma-70 family RNA polymerase sigma factor, whose product MTTQASPKITPPGAGQEPELLVLARNGDRDAFASLYNEHAPEVARYIRVRVCDAYLAEDLVQETFLRALGRISTFTWQGRNFGAWLVTIARNLITDHLRSARARLETVVGDILDADTTVDSAETAGLRVLATAEAVETVRTALLKLTPEQAGALQLRFLGELSIAETATAMGRTEGSIKLLTHRGMASLRTRMAVAA is encoded by the coding sequence GTGACCACACAGGCTAGCCCCAAGATCACCCCGCCGGGAGCGGGACAGGAGCCGGAGCTCCTCGTCCTCGCGCGCAACGGCGACCGGGATGCATTCGCCTCCCTCTACAACGAGCACGCCCCGGAAGTGGCCCGGTACATCCGGGTCCGCGTCTGTGACGCGTACCTCGCCGAGGACCTCGTGCAAGAGACGTTCCTCCGCGCTCTGGGCCGCATCTCCACGTTCACCTGGCAGGGCCGCAACTTCGGCGCCTGGCTGGTCACGATCGCCCGGAACCTGATCACGGACCACCTCCGGTCCGCGCGGGCCCGCCTGGAGACCGTGGTCGGGGACATCCTGGACGCCGACACGACCGTGGACAGCGCCGAGACGGCTGGGCTCCGCGTGCTGGCCACCGCCGAGGCCGTCGAGACCGTCCGCACCGCGCTGCTGAAGCTCACGCCCGAGCAGGCCGGAGCGCTCCAGCTCCGGTTCCTCGGTGAGCTGTCCATCGCGGAGACCGCGACCGCGATGGGCCGCACCGAGGGCAGCATCAAGCTCCTCACGCACCGGGGCATGGCGTCACTGCGGACCCGTATGGCGGTGGCCGCATGA
- a CDS encoding UvrD-helicase domain-containing protein, translating into MVDPTPEQRDAIDTYGDGIDLVLQAGAGCGKSSTLKMIARSDPRRNMTYVAYNKAIAADASRSFPATVLCKTGHALAFDPRHLPRLNMPRQTAHAAAQALDVKRILGIIGATPTIPTDLGARKAMTGKIIMRAALDTIERWCHSADPEIRAKHVPQYDGLTGEQPRTELLALVLPVALAAWADLTDETGVLKLSHDHYLKMWALSGPKLQTDVVLLDEAQDTNDVLSAVLLDQDHAQRIAVGDSAQQIYSWRGANDALARFVRELGAPELTLSQSFRFGPAIAAEANRWLRVIDAPLRLTGYEQADSTVGPVANPDAILCRSNSGAMGIVMERLAAGRKVALVGGGGDIKALAWAAEALQSGQPTDHPELMGFPSWDAVCEYAEEEDGSLKVLVKLINEHGTGPILTAADALVAENRAELVVSTAHKAKGREWPAVRIHSDFRAPKPDPRTGHILLPREEGRLAYVAVTRARERLDAEALTWVDTVTAVAA; encoded by the coding sequence GTGGTGGACCCCACCCCGGAACAGCGCGACGCGATCGACACGTACGGCGACGGCATCGACCTGGTGCTCCAGGCCGGCGCCGGATGCGGGAAGTCGAGCACGCTGAAGATGATCGCCCGCAGCGACCCGCGCAGGAACATGACGTACGTCGCGTACAACAAGGCCATCGCCGCCGACGCCTCGCGCAGCTTCCCGGCGACTGTGCTGTGCAAGACCGGCCATGCGTTGGCTTTCGACCCGCGCCACCTGCCCCGGCTGAACATGCCCCGCCAGACCGCGCACGCCGCCGCCCAGGCGCTCGACGTGAAGCGCATCCTCGGCATCATCGGCGCGACGCCCACGATCCCTACGGACCTCGGGGCTCGGAAGGCCATGACCGGCAAGATCATCATGCGGGCGGCCCTCGACACCATCGAGCGCTGGTGCCACAGCGCCGACCCGGAGATCCGGGCGAAGCACGTCCCGCAGTACGACGGCCTCACCGGCGAGCAGCCGCGGACCGAGCTCCTCGCCCTGGTCCTCCCCGTAGCGCTCGCCGCGTGGGCCGACCTCACCGACGAAACCGGCGTGCTGAAGCTCAGCCACGACCACTACCTGAAGATGTGGGCGCTCAGCGGGCCGAAGCTCCAGACCGACGTGGTGCTCCTCGATGAGGCCCAGGACACCAACGACGTTCTCAGCGCCGTGCTCTTGGACCAGGACCACGCGCAGCGGATCGCGGTCGGCGACTCTGCTCAACAGATCTACAGCTGGCGCGGCGCGAACGACGCTCTCGCCCGCTTCGTTCGCGAGCTCGGCGCACCCGAGCTGACGCTATCCCAGTCCTTCCGGTTCGGGCCGGCCATCGCGGCCGAGGCGAACCGGTGGCTCCGGGTCATCGACGCCCCCCTCCGCCTCACCGGGTACGAGCAGGCCGATTCAACCGTCGGCCCGGTCGCCAACCCGGACGCGATCCTCTGCCGCAGCAACTCGGGCGCCATGGGCATCGTGATGGAGAGGCTGGCCGCCGGTCGGAAGGTCGCGCTCGTCGGCGGGGGCGGGGACATCAAGGCCCTCGCCTGGGCCGCCGAGGCGCTCCAGTCCGGACAGCCCACCGACCACCCCGAGCTCATGGGCTTCCCGTCCTGGGACGCGGTCTGCGAGTACGCCGAGGAGGAGGACGGCTCGCTGAAGGTGCTCGTGAAGCTGATCAACGAGCACGGAACCGGGCCCATCCTCACGGCGGCCGACGCCTTGGTGGCGGAGAACCGGGCCGAGCTGGTCGTCTCGACCGCGCACAAGGCGAAGGGCCGCGAGTGGCCAGCCGTCCGAATCCACAGCGACTTCCGGGCCCCGAAGCCAGACCCGCGCACCGGTCACATCCTCTTGCCGCGCGAGGAGGGCCGCCTCGCGTACGTCGCGGTGACCCGAGCCCGGGAGCGGCTCGACGCCGAGGCCCTTACCTGGGTCGACACGGTCACGGCGGTGGCGGCATGA
- a CDS encoding DUF2303 family protein: MQTDLQPVIDAAMRSAFPAALDPGKVYSLVTPDGRAHRIDLTGPEFTGIPARKSGTTTVRDVDSFMAYFDKHGDDDTEVYADVERRTITAVLDAHTAGDARWGGHRLQLSLRETTAWRAWTSMDGQLVPQGQFAEFIEDNLVDLVEPTAATMLELAESFEVTTSAEFQSSQRLDSGARKFSYVEEQTGKAGHKGDITIPATLTLALRPFEGSEPYKVTARFKYRLDKAKGELRLGFKIERPGDILTAAFEDIRTLIDSDVPMAVLNGAPATR, from the coding sequence ATGCAGACCGACCTCCAGCCCGTCATCGACGCCGCCATGCGCTCGGCCTTCCCCGCCGCGCTCGACCCGGGCAAGGTGTACAGCCTCGTCACCCCGGACGGCAGGGCGCACCGGATCGACCTCACCGGCCCCGAGTTCACCGGCATCCCAGCCCGGAAGAGCGGGACCACTACCGTCCGCGACGTCGACAGCTTCATGGCGTACTTCGACAAGCACGGCGACGACGACACCGAGGTCTACGCGGACGTCGAGCGTCGCACCATCACCGCAGTCCTCGACGCCCACACCGCCGGGGACGCCCGCTGGGGCGGCCACCGTCTCCAGCTCAGCCTCCGCGAGACCACGGCCTGGCGGGCTTGGACCTCCATGGACGGCCAGCTGGTTCCCCAGGGCCAGTTCGCGGAGTTCATCGAGGACAACCTCGTCGACCTGGTCGAGCCGACCGCCGCCACCATGCTGGAGCTCGCCGAGTCCTTCGAGGTGACCACCTCCGCCGAGTTCCAGTCGTCCCAGCGGCTCGACTCCGGCGCCCGGAAGTTCTCCTACGTCGAAGAGCAGACCGGGAAGGCCGGCCACAAGGGCGACATCACCATTCCGGCGACGCTGACCCTGGCTCTGCGCCCGTTCGAGGGCAGCGAGCCCTACAAGGTGACCGCCCGCTTCAAATACCGCCTGGACAAGGCGAAGGGCGAGCTCCGCCTCGGCTTCAAGATCGAGCGCCCCGGCGACATCCTCACCGCGGCCTTCGAGGACATTCGGACGCTCATCGACTCGGACGTCCCGATGGCCGTGCTGAACGGCGCCCCGGCAACCCGCTGA
- a CDS encoding DLW-39 family protein: protein MKKLLLVALAAIGGLLVYRQIQADRAEQDLWTEATDSVPAGSGV from the coding sequence GTGAAGAAGCTTCTCCTGGTCGCACTGGCCGCCATCGGCGGGCTCCTCGTGTACCGCCAGATCCAGGCGGATCGCGCCGAGCAGGATCTGTGGACGGAGGCGACCGACTCCGTGCCCGCAGGTTCCGGCGTGTGA